One Stenotrophomonas sp. SAU14A_NAIMI4_5 DNA segment encodes these proteins:
- a CDS encoding NYN domain-containing protein, whose translation MANGSAAPDSKVAVLVDCDNVNPEIVDHALLMGAQFGRVVVRRGYGNHSTLTKRWQETLVRQAFTPCLQYQYAPGKNTADIALALDALEAMFDQRADTFCLVTSDSDFAYLCRKLRERGATVCIVGEAKTPEALRNACDQFFEWQPTESNATCEESPAPTAKVAPSKAEVAKPVPKRRPRFLVDAVALLADGTTDGEVVLGTLGHYLKRTDPSFSPKAYGHSGLLDMIQTYDLLTATQAPGGHWLVRLAPQPESTAA comes from the coding sequence ATGGCAAACGGATCCGCCGCTCCCGATAGCAAAGTGGCTGTGTTGGTCGATTGTGACAATGTAAATCCTGAGATCGTTGACCATGCCCTACTGATGGGAGCTCAGTTCGGACGGGTGGTGGTTCGGAGGGGTTACGGCAACCACTCCACGCTGACCAAGCGTTGGCAGGAAACACTCGTCCGGCAAGCGTTTACCCCATGCCTGCAATACCAATACGCCCCTGGCAAGAACACGGCGGACATCGCGTTGGCGCTGGACGCCTTAGAAGCCATGTTCGACCAGCGCGCAGACACCTTCTGTTTGGTCACCAGTGACTCTGACTTCGCTTACCTGTGTCGTAAGCTTCGAGAGCGAGGCGCCACGGTTTGCATCGTGGGTGAAGCTAAGACGCCAGAGGCGTTGCGTAACGCCTGCGACCAGTTTTTTGAGTGGCAACCAACGGAGTCGAATGCGACCTGCGAAGAGTCGCCTGCCCCGACCGCTAAAGTCGCCCCCAGCAAAGCCGAAGTGGCCAAGCCGGTTCCCAAACGCCGCCCTCGCTTCCTTGTCGACGCGGTTGCCTTACTGGCCGATGGGACGACGGACGGGGAAGTGGTGCTAGGGACACTCGGCCACTATCTGAAGCGGACTGACCCATCCTTCTCGCCGAAGGCGTACGGCCACTCCGGCCTCCTGGACATGATCCAGACATACGACCTGCTGACAGCCACACAAGCGCCCGGCGGTCATTGGTTAGTCAGACTGGCACCACAACCCGAATCGACAGCTGCATGA
- a CDS encoding patatin-like phospholipase family protein encodes MDVSIAFQGGGARVLELLAAAQACRAHQEEKKLKIIRASGTSAGAIAAAMLATNCDIPKVIEELPKLEREVSKSFPASRLKKAKIAFRWLRGLPIYSEKDVEDLLIKIFAFGGVDALLPLEDLVDKRYELRILRSDIRANTSRDISQNSSERLVDALVDSAAIPFVFRTPKKSNRPELIDGGIFQNLPAIEAAKNLPEGCAVLAFSFDKASRAVSKKTTLLEYGKAIIDSLVDERVESSVLGIKESNVIRLPQHRSTLDFKSIFTENSRRGFNDEVVSIKSKVLAWKDRYYGASGHDLHSTHPVDVAAASSLVRKRALDFFTKAKSATYHASLVRHEVTYEALGLNVVESIQMEVHIDGERNPGLQFLQFNYYAGSDSSLLRDVDLQVYDSNGNSRMALLLPFRIEGSRMGITNLVGLDRPLASGDMIRIVKVEKTYNGLARYEQEGLCWESFRMTPGKTTDRLEIVTHFRDANFPKHHGDARPDEINHREVYEEVGEGNQLKTKTRIDPSYKAGWKSLISEVDLTTLTNGMNFASVVYYKD; translated from the coding sequence ATGGACGTATCCATTGCATTTCAGGGCGGGGGTGCCCGCGTATTAGAGCTGTTAGCAGCTGCGCAAGCTTGCCGCGCACACCAAGAAGAAAAAAAACTAAAGATAATACGCGCCTCAGGAACTTCGGCAGGAGCGATTGCGGCCGCCATGTTGGCCACCAACTGCGACATCCCAAAGGTTATTGAAGAGCTACCTAAACTTGAGCGGGAGGTCAGCAAGTCATTCCCCGCGTCTCGACTTAAAAAAGCAAAAATCGCATTCCGCTGGCTCCGGGGCCTTCCCATCTATAGCGAGAAGGATGTGGAAGACCTGCTAATAAAAATATTCGCCTTTGGCGGTGTAGATGCCCTACTTCCACTTGAGGACCTGGTTGACAAACGTTATGAACTGCGGATTCTTCGTTCAGACATTCGAGCCAACACCTCTAGAGATATCAGCCAGAATTCATCAGAGCGCCTCGTGGATGCACTCGTGGACTCCGCCGCAATCCCCTTTGTTTTTCGAACGCCAAAAAAATCAAATAGGCCTGAACTAATCGATGGAGGCATTTTCCAGAACCTGCCAGCGATTGAAGCAGCGAAGAATCTCCCTGAGGGCTGTGCTGTCCTGGCCTTTTCTTTCGACAAAGCCTCGCGAGCGGTCTCCAAAAAAACAACACTTCTGGAATACGGAAAAGCAATAATAGACAGCTTAGTCGACGAGCGAGTGGAGAGCTCCGTCCTAGGAATCAAGGAGTCTAATGTGATTAGACTTCCGCAGCACAGATCAACGCTCGACTTTAAGAGCATCTTTACCGAAAACTCTAGGAGAGGGTTCAATGATGAAGTTGTCTCCATCAAGAGCAAAGTCTTAGCTTGGAAAGATCGATACTATGGAGCGTCAGGCCACGACCTGCACTCTACGCACCCCGTAGATGTAGCAGCTGCCTCGAGCCTTGTGCGCAAACGAGCTCTAGATTTTTTCACCAAAGCTAAAAGCGCCACTTATCACGCCAGCCTCGTTCGACATGAGGTAACGTACGAGGCACTGGGATTGAATGTAGTCGAGAGCATCCAGATGGAAGTTCACATCGACGGAGAAAGAAATCCTGGACTTCAGTTTCTTCAATTTAACTATTACGCCGGATCTGACAGCTCACTCCTTAGAGATGTCGACCTTCAGGTTTACGATTCAAACGGAAATTCGAGGATGGCCCTCCTTCTCCCCTTCCGCATTGAAGGCTCTCGGATGGGCATTACCAACTTAGTAGGTTTAGATCGCCCGTTGGCAAGTGGAGATATGATTCGAATCGTCAAAGTTGAAAAAACATACAACGGCCTCGCTCGCTACGAGCAAGAAGGATTGTGCTGGGAATCATTTCGAATGACACCAGGCAAGACCACAGACAGACTTGAGATTGTTACCCACTTCAGGGACGCAAATTTTCCGAAGCATCACGGAGACGCACGACCCGATGAAATTAATCATAGAGAAGTTTACGAAGAAGTTGGCGAGGGCAACCAACTAAAAACGAAAACTCGGATTGACCCTTCTTATAAAGCCGGGTGGAAGTCACTCATTTCCGAAGTCGACCTCACCACCTTGACAAATGGAATGAACTTCGCTAGTGTTGTCTACTATAAAGATTAA
- a CDS encoding Shedu anti-phage system protein SduA domain-containing protein, which translates to MTWVYHPSWNVDTWQDMDVLLYDRARNNFYFSADVSKAVGQRRRYLDMLHDFADKGLRDHEEVVAYHPRATIVIGRSHDWTDEQQRAFHGLNRRMHGITVMTYEHLLAQGERLSEMMLPEFGEEPKAAAEREDDLCVQW; encoded by the coding sequence ATGACCTGGGTCTATCATCCTTCCTGGAACGTAGACACGTGGCAGGACATGGACGTGCTGCTTTACGACAGAGCCCGCAATAACTTCTATTTCTCTGCGGACGTTTCCAAAGCGGTGGGTCAACGCCGCCGATACCTCGACATGCTCCACGACTTCGCAGACAAGGGCTTGCGAGACCACGAAGAGGTAGTGGCCTACCACCCACGCGCCACCATCGTCATTGGGCGCTCCCATGATTGGACTGATGAGCAGCAGCGCGCATTCCACGGCCTCAATCGGCGGATGCATGGAATCACGGTCATGACCTACGAACACCTCTTAGCTCAAGGAGAGCGCCTATCGGAGATGATGCTGCCAGAGTTCGGTGAAGAGCCAAAAGCTGCAGCTGAACGTGAGGATGACCTTTGCGTTCAATGGTAG
- a CDS encoding restriction endonuclease encodes MQATQLRQLERHQRMAAAQQMRELRAMEKEEKAAARLAKAEYLQDRQAEADDLNAELKDRLEELEGLLLHTLSVNDTISFDSLRHTDPHPTFKTPKELMPGVAPAPVDVLAPTGLARFWPGAGKRHLAAQTAARDTHQQALEQFQSAEAQKRKRLTDLRTEHEAARALYDADVARRNAEVDAFQQAYNAHEPDAVVAYNDMVLTRSEYPAEGFPQSFKLAYAEEFKELVIEYDLPEVSVIPAESDYRYVKTRDAIDAKARKASDIKALYQDIIASITLRTLHEVFEADQADALALVTFNGVVDAHDPTTGQEVRVPVVSVRATKAAFLQLRLDRVEKIPCLRNLGAQVSSRPDELQAIKPIVEFNMVDKRFIAQTDVLSGLESRPNLLELTPGEFEALVSNLFSQMGLDTKLTRSSRDGGVDAVAFDTRPVLGGKVVIQAKRYKDTAGVSAVRDLYGTMLNEGASKGILVCTSGYGTAAFEFAKDKPIELIDGGGLLYLLREHAGLDARIAA; translated from the coding sequence ATGCAGGCCACGCAGCTGAGACAGTTGGAGCGCCATCAGCGTATGGCAGCCGCTCAGCAGATGCGGGAGCTGCGCGCGATGGAAAAGGAAGAAAAGGCGGCAGCCCGTTTGGCCAAGGCCGAATACCTTCAGGATCGACAGGCGGAGGCCGACGACCTCAACGCCGAGCTAAAAGACCGGCTGGAGGAGCTGGAGGGGTTGCTCCTTCACACCCTCTCGGTGAATGACACCATCAGCTTCGACAGCCTGCGGCACACGGATCCTCACCCCACCTTCAAGACACCCAAGGAGTTGATGCCAGGCGTGGCCCCAGCCCCGGTTGACGTGCTCGCCCCCACCGGCCTTGCACGGTTCTGGCCGGGCGCTGGAAAGCGACACTTGGCGGCTCAAACGGCAGCACGAGATACCCATCAACAGGCTCTGGAGCAGTTTCAGAGTGCGGAAGCGCAAAAAAGAAAACGCCTGACCGACCTACGAACCGAACATGAGGCGGCTCGCGCCCTCTACGATGCCGATGTGGCTCGTCGGAACGCGGAAGTTGATGCCTTTCAGCAGGCTTACAACGCGCACGAGCCAGACGCCGTCGTCGCCTACAACGACATGGTGCTGACACGCTCGGAATACCCCGCCGAGGGCTTCCCGCAGTCCTTCAAGCTGGCCTACGCAGAGGAATTCAAGGAACTGGTCATAGAGTATGACCTCCCAGAGGTGTCCGTCATTCCTGCCGAATCGGACTACCGCTACGTCAAGACCCGGGATGCTATCGACGCCAAGGCGCGTAAGGCAAGCGACATCAAAGCGCTCTACCAGGACATCATCGCCTCCATCACCTTGCGCACGCTGCACGAGGTGTTTGAAGCCGACCAAGCGGATGCCTTAGCGTTGGTGACCTTCAATGGCGTGGTCGATGCACACGACCCCACCACTGGGCAAGAGGTCCGCGTCCCTGTGGTCTCGGTCCGCGCGACCAAGGCCGCCTTCCTGCAACTACGGCTGGACCGAGTGGAAAAAATCCCATGCCTCCGAAACTTGGGCGCTCAGGTATCCAGCCGGCCGGATGAGCTACAAGCCATCAAGCCGATTGTTGAGTTCAACATGGTCGATAAGCGCTTCATTGCCCAGACAGACGTGCTCTCGGGCCTGGAGTCGCGGCCCAATCTGCTGGAGCTGACCCCTGGTGAGTTCGAAGCGCTGGTATCGAATCTCTTTAGTCAAATGGGGTTGGATACGAAGCTGACACGCAGCTCCCGCGACGGCGGCGTGGATGCGGTGGCCTTCGACACCCGCCCGGTGCTGGGTGGAAAGGTCGTCATTCAAGCCAAGCGCTATAAGGACACAGCGGGCGTCAGCGCGGTTCGGGACCTCTACGGAACCATGCTCAACGAAGGTGCCAGCAAAGGCATCCTAGTTTGCACCAGCGGCTACGGCACTGCGGCGTTCGAGTTCGCAAAGGATAAGCCCATCGAGTTGATCGATGGAGGCGGCCTGCTCTACCTCTTGAGGGAGCATGCAGGCCTTGATGCACGTATCGCAGCGTAA
- the rimK gene encoding 30S ribosomal protein S6--L-glutamate ligase: MKLAILSRNSSLYSTRRLVEAARARGHTVRILDPLRCYMRIAADGFSMHYKGRPMTGVDVVIPRIGASITRYGTAVLRQFELMGARTPNPSDAILRSRDKLRAHQLLAAKGIDMPVTVFGDNPDDTVDLLSMLGPPPHVVKLNEGTQGRGVILTEKASASRGIVEALRGLYANFLMQEFIGEAKGADLRCFVVGDQVVASMQRQAPEGDFRSNLHAGGTAVPAKASRAEQQVAVRSAKALGLSVCGVDLIRSERGPLVLEVNSTPGLEGIEAACQVDVASRIIAHVEKIKKP; the protein is encoded by the coding sequence ATGAAGCTCGCCATCCTGTCCCGCAACAGCTCGCTGTACTCCACCCGCCGGCTGGTCGAGGCGGCCCGTGCACGTGGCCACACCGTCCGTATCCTCGACCCGCTGCGCTGCTACATGCGCATCGCCGCCGATGGCTTTTCCATGCACTACAAGGGTCGGCCGATGACCGGCGTGGACGTGGTCATTCCGCGCATCGGTGCCTCCATCACCCGCTACGGCACCGCCGTGCTGCGCCAGTTCGAACTGATGGGCGCGCGCACCCCCAATCCGTCCGACGCGATCCTGCGTTCGCGCGACAAGCTGCGCGCGCACCAGCTGCTGGCGGCCAAGGGCATCGACATGCCGGTGACGGTATTCGGCGACAACCCGGACGATACGGTCGACCTGCTGTCGATGCTCGGCCCGCCGCCGCACGTGGTGAAACTCAACGAGGGCACCCAGGGTCGCGGCGTCATCCTCACCGAGAAGGCCAGCGCCTCGCGCGGCATTGTCGAAGCCCTGCGCGGCCTGTACGCCAACTTCCTCATGCAGGAGTTCATCGGCGAGGCCAAGGGCGCTGACCTGCGCTGCTTCGTGGTGGGCGACCAGGTGGTGGCCTCCATGCAGCGGCAGGCGCCGGAAGGCGACTTCCGCTCCAACCTGCATGCCGGTGGCACGGCAGTGCCGGCCAAGGCCAGCCGGGCTGAACAGCAGGTGGCGGTGCGCTCGGCCAAGGCGCTGGGCCTGTCGGTATGCGGGGTCGACCTGATCCGCTCCGAGCGCGGCCCGCTGGTGCTGGAGGTCAACTCCACGCCGGGCCTGGAAGGCATCGAAGCGGCCTGCCAGGTGGACGTGGCATCGCGCATCATTGCCCACGTCGAGAAGATTAAAAAGCCTTGA
- a CDS encoding response regulator transcription factor: protein MRILVIEDNSDIAANLGDYLEDRGHTVDFAADGVTGLHLAVVHEFDAIVLDLNLPGMDGIEVCRKLRNEARKQTPVLMLTARDSLDNKLAGFDSGADDYLIKPFALQEVEVRLNALSRRGKGVQTRVLETGDLEYNLDTLEVRRQGKLLQLNPTALKILQALMEAAPAVVTRQELETRVWGEELPDSDSLRVHIHGLRAVVDKPFEVPLIQTRHGIGYRIALPEA, encoded by the coding sequence GTGCGTATTCTCGTAATCGAAGACAACAGCGACATCGCAGCCAACCTTGGCGATTACCTCGAGGACCGGGGCCACACGGTGGACTTCGCTGCCGACGGTGTGACCGGGTTGCACCTGGCCGTGGTGCACGAGTTCGACGCGATCGTGCTGGACCTCAACCTGCCGGGCATGGACGGCATCGAAGTCTGCCGCAAGCTTCGCAACGAAGCGCGCAAGCAGACCCCGGTGCTGATGCTGACCGCGCGCGATTCGCTGGACAACAAGCTGGCTGGTTTCGATTCGGGTGCCGATGACTACCTGATCAAGCCGTTCGCCCTGCAGGAAGTGGAAGTCCGCCTCAACGCCCTGTCGCGCCGCGGCAAGGGTGTGCAGACCCGGGTGCTGGAAACCGGCGACCTGGAATACAACCTGGACACGCTGGAAGTGCGCCGCCAGGGCAAGCTGCTGCAGCTCAACCCGACTGCGTTGAAGATCCTGCAGGCGCTGATGGAGGCCGCTCCGGCCGTGGTCACCCGCCAGGAACTGGAAACCCGCGTCTGGGGCGAAGAGCTGCCGGATTCGGATTCCCTGCGCGTACACATCCACGGCCTACGCGCCGTGGTCGACAAGCCGTTTGAAGTGCCGCTGATCCAGACCCGCCATGGCATCGGATACCGCATCGCCCTCCCGGAAGCCTGA
- a CDS encoding HAMP domain-containing sensor histidine kinase, producing MATKGERRRTPYRRRLRSRIIVSFVLLGFCLTTLFAFATNWARMRVETQLVEDVMNRNIDEYARRYYEDPLRSPDLPVQQIRAFAYPKDKFERVREERAQWAAFPDGIHTVTGDEHGEQYSYKLAVRKTPDAWFFLAYDMTDSVRGGQQLNRALVLSVLVFSLLSLVLGWWSASKVMKPVSDLAARLRAYRGGTSDPEPLAPRFPDDEVGQLAQALDDYSSRLTEVVQRDREFNADVSHELRTPLAVIRGATELLLTRPGLDEKVLQRLQRIQRAEQQCSDLIGALLLLSRNERGQGTSNVARVAEQLLDAHRAQLGGKPLELVLEGERDLVIDSPDAALSVALGNLIGNAVKYSQDGSVRVHVSSNAVSVTDSGPGLSEEDAAKLFQRGYRGTHAGHSQGGGIGLSIVSRLCDLYGWQVSVRPGGDRGVIATLTFSPKPL from the coding sequence GTGGCAACCAAGGGGGAGCGTCGGCGCACGCCCTATCGGCGGCGCCTGCGCAGTCGCATCATCGTCTCGTTCGTGTTGTTGGGCTTCTGCCTGACGACACTGTTCGCATTCGCCACCAACTGGGCCCGCATGCGTGTGGAAACCCAGCTGGTAGAGGATGTGATGAACCGCAACATCGACGAATACGCTCGGCGTTATTACGAAGATCCCCTGCGCAGCCCCGACCTCCCGGTGCAGCAGATCCGCGCATTTGCCTATCCAAAGGACAAGTTCGAGCGGGTGAGGGAGGAGCGTGCGCAGTGGGCGGCCTTCCCCGATGGCATCCATACCGTCACCGGTGACGAGCACGGTGAGCAGTATTCTTACAAACTGGCCGTGCGCAAGACGCCTGACGCCTGGTTCTTCCTCGCCTATGACATGACCGACAGCGTGCGCGGCGGGCAGCAGCTCAACCGCGCGCTGGTGCTGTCGGTGCTGGTCTTCAGCCTGCTGTCGCTGGTGCTGGGCTGGTGGTCGGCGTCGAAGGTGATGAAGCCGGTGTCCGACCTGGCCGCGCGGCTGCGTGCCTATCGCGGCGGCACCAGCGATCCCGAGCCGCTGGCGCCGCGTTTCCCCGACGACGAAGTGGGCCAACTGGCGCAGGCGCTGGATGACTATTCCTCACGCCTGACCGAGGTCGTGCAGCGCGACCGTGAGTTCAATGCCGACGTCAGCCACGAACTGCGCACGCCACTGGCGGTGATCCGCGGCGCGACCGAGCTGCTGCTGACCCGCCCCGGCCTGGACGAGAAGGTGCTGCAACGCCTGCAGCGCATCCAGCGTGCCGAACAGCAGTGCAGCGATCTGATCGGCGCCTTGCTGCTGCTGTCGCGCAACGAGCGCGGGCAGGGCACCAGCAACGTGGCGCGGGTGGCCGAGCAGCTGCTGGATGCACATCGCGCACAGCTCGGCGGCAAGCCGCTGGAGCTGGTGCTGGAAGGCGAGCGCGACCTGGTGATCGATTCCCCCGACGCCGCCCTGTCGGTGGCGCTGGGCAACCTCATCGGCAATGCCGTGAAGTATTCGCAGGATGGCAGCGTGCGCGTGCACGTCAGCAGCAATGCGGTGTCGGTGACCGACAGTGGTCCTGGCCTGAGCGAAGAAGATGCCGCCAAGCTGTTCCAGCGCGGTTATCGCGGCACCCATGCCGGCCACTCGCAGGGCGGCGGCATCGGCCTGTCGATCGTCAGCCGCCTGTGCGATCTGTACGGGTGGCAGGTGAGCGTGCGCCCCGGTGGCGATCGCGGTGTGATCGCCACGCTGACGTTCTCGCCGAAGCCGCTCTGA
- a CDS encoding HEPN domain-containing protein, which produces MKMKNRDIGAEIAAARAAYRPPTLHAKVNLFAIRCFRDTGDGDYIAARLAMRARLYPQYLAAAEQAVEKYLKCILMLNRCDTKRLGHRVADAFADVRSKLSIDLELTEVEQEALDNLVRWDFDRYLVRSYHVEDSELGGLDLLVWRLRQYCEPLDVAHYADTPSSELFRNSVAAIAARSIAAPRVGHLPNGDLEKILADKKHPAREGLVWRNLRFNSANRRRTRVSAGWRVVNSPLDMTDDQAVVDDAKRWMKLG; this is translated from the coding sequence TTGAAGATGAAAAACCGAGACATTGGAGCGGAGATCGCGGCCGCGCGAGCTGCTTATCGACCGCCGACGCTTCACGCGAAGGTCAATCTTTTCGCTATTCGATGTTTTCGGGACACAGGAGACGGGGACTACATCGCTGCGCGGTTGGCCATGAGAGCGAGGCTGTATCCGCAGTATCTGGCGGCAGCGGAGCAGGCTGTCGAGAAGTATCTGAAATGCATCCTCATGCTGAATCGTTGTGACACGAAGCGCCTAGGTCACAGAGTAGCGGACGCTTTCGCCGACGTTCGATCCAAGCTCTCAATCGATCTTGAGCTCACCGAGGTGGAACAAGAAGCATTGGACAATCTGGTCCGCTGGGACTTTGATCGCTACCTGGTTCGGTCTTACCATGTGGAAGATAGCGAGCTGGGTGGCTTGGATTTGCTCGTCTGGCGTCTACGTCAGTATTGCGAGCCCCTTGACGTTGCCCACTATGCTGACACCCCGTCTTCGGAGCTCTTCAGGAACAGTGTCGCTGCGATTGCCGCCCGAAGCATCGCAGCCCCGAGAGTGGGGCACCTCCCCAATGGCGATTTGGAGAAGATCTTGGCCGATAAGAAGCACCCTGCCAGGGAGGGGTTGGTGTGGCGCAATCTCCGATTCAACAGTGCCAATCGAAGGCGCACGCGCGTCTCTGCGGGCTGGCGCGTGGTGAACTCGCCTCTTGATATGACTGATGATCAGGCTGTCGTGGACGACGCTAAGCGTTGGATGAAGCTGGGCTGA
- a CDS encoding Shedu anti-phage system protein SduA domain-containing protein yields MSESAEVSKVVRKTAQSGKLDYVPVVVLNENTRTKLHVVGWLIPHTSHTEFSIKLEGFKKTKASPWEEDPIKTITLTETSTLKLFKYLQTHLPLAQQSEAGEFILIRVANGTVDLTGHDPQSLVGALTKVLSQAELVKHLASTELTHELTEALRGSIRLNEMRSAVAELRANLGRGESAEQVYQSWCERHCWAFGNAYVVRDEVRAITTGDNIDLMLPSVIAGYRDIVELKRPDMDVLLYDRGHKNYYFSADVSKAIGQCHRYLDMLHDFADKGLVDHKEVVAYHPRATIVIGRSYDWTDEQQRALHGLNRRMHGITVITYDHLLAQGERLIEMMVPTAGLEAAAVEAVEPDDDIPW; encoded by the coding sequence ATGAGCGAATCAGCCGAAGTGTCAAAAGTGGTCCGAAAAACAGCTCAGAGTGGCAAGCTGGACTATGTCCCTGTCGTTGTCCTCAACGAGAACACGAGGACCAAGTTGCACGTGGTCGGGTGGCTGATTCCTCACACTAGCCACACTGAGTTCTCCATAAAGCTCGAGGGGTTCAAGAAGACCAAAGCCTCGCCCTGGGAGGAGGATCCGATCAAGACCATCACCTTGACCGAGACCTCCACGCTCAAGCTTTTCAAATACCTTCAGACCCACTTGCCTTTGGCCCAGCAATCTGAAGCAGGGGAGTTCATTCTCATCAGGGTGGCGAACGGGACCGTCGACCTCACCGGGCATGACCCGCAATCCTTGGTCGGCGCGCTGACCAAGGTGTTGTCGCAAGCAGAGCTGGTCAAGCACTTGGCCAGCACTGAGCTGACACATGAGTTGACCGAGGCGCTTCGGGGATCCATTCGGCTCAATGAAATGCGCTCAGCGGTTGCTGAGCTGCGTGCAAACTTGGGCCGTGGTGAGTCGGCCGAGCAGGTCTACCAATCTTGGTGCGAAAGGCACTGCTGGGCCTTTGGGAACGCCTACGTGGTCAGGGACGAGGTGAGGGCAATCACCACAGGAGACAACATCGACTTGATGTTGCCTAGCGTGATTGCTGGATATAGGGACATCGTCGAGCTAAAGCGGCCGGATATGGATGTGCTGCTCTATGACAGGGGTCACAAGAACTACTACTTCTCTGCGGACGTTTCAAAGGCCATCGGCCAGTGCCACCGTTACCTGGACATGCTTCATGACTTTGCAGACAAGGGATTGGTTGACCACAAAGAGGTAGTGGCCTACCACCCCCGGGCCACGATCGTCATTGGGCGCTCTTATGACTGGACGGATGAGCAGCAGCGAGCACTTCACGGCCTCAATCGGCGTATGCATGGAATCACGGTCATCACCTACGACCACCTCCTGGCTCAGGGAGAGCGGTTGATAGAGATGATGGTGCCGACGGCGGGCCTTGAAGCTGCGGCGGTCGAGGCCGTCGAACCCGACGACGACATTCCTTGGTAG
- a CDS encoding MobA/MobL family protein codes for MAIFHASVKTFSRGKGQSAVAAAAYRGGLLLSDLITGQQHDYRRRSGVVETFCLAPSHAPDWALVPGELWAVAEAAERRKDATVAREFELSLPHELSDEQRAHLAFAIAEALVDRYQFAIQASIHSPGTPDGLNHHVHLLASTRRIGPEGFGEKTRELDGGVSGKVQVQWVREMVAEATNAHLEAAGLTVTIDHRSLAEQARAAADRGDELQAMALSREPTKHLGKAAAALSRKGMDSRLVAENDAIEAGNTEHLDYLTLQAGREGRAVPMSASVGHAQGGRPASMQGLAPGLDIRGVSGMRLPQVLGRQHEATEGPRPISLAERVAQALRDLQDIARARADLSTQRIRAGLEWARAELARVGETVPLREWITTAVLQVRALRAAILGRALRLVSLGRAERLHHLAQHEWERFNTDYPLGTNGYSRPEWTQRRERRLSALEQRTKELEKARSRGSADALAEVDADILRKAIELETLPSPSQLALERQTISPVARDSPAPVLKPRPPTLH; via the coding sequence ATGGCTATCTTCCACGCATCAGTCAAAACCTTCAGCCGAGGCAAAGGCCAATCCGCTGTCGCCGCGGCCGCCTATCGAGGTGGCTTGCTGCTGTCCGATCTCATCACCGGGCAGCAGCATGACTACCGCCGCAGGAGCGGCGTCGTTGAGACTTTCTGCCTCGCGCCTTCACATGCGCCCGACTGGGCACTGGTGCCCGGCGAGCTTTGGGCCGTGGCCGAAGCTGCCGAGCGCCGCAAGGACGCCACGGTCGCCCGGGAGTTTGAGCTGTCGTTGCCGCACGAGCTCTCCGACGAACAGCGCGCGCACTTAGCGTTTGCCATTGCCGAGGCGTTGGTGGATCGCTATCAGTTCGCTATCCAAGCCAGCATCCACTCCCCAGGAACCCCGGATGGGCTCAATCATCACGTGCACCTGCTTGCCAGCACCCGGCGCATTGGGCCGGAGGGATTCGGGGAAAAGACGCGAGAGCTGGACGGCGGCGTGTCTGGAAAAGTACAAGTCCAGTGGGTTCGGGAGATGGTCGCTGAAGCGACCAACGCACACCTTGAAGCGGCTGGCCTGACGGTCACGATTGACCACCGCAGCTTGGCAGAGCAGGCTCGGGCGGCGGCGGACCGGGGTGACGAGCTCCAGGCGATGGCATTGTCTCGAGAGCCGACCAAGCACTTGGGCAAGGCGGCCGCCGCGCTGTCCCGGAAGGGCATGGACAGCCGGCTGGTGGCAGAGAATGACGCCATCGAAGCGGGCAACACCGAACATCTGGACTATCTCACCCTTCAAGCTGGGCGTGAGGGCAGGGCAGTTCCCATGTCGGCGTCGGTCGGTCATGCGCAAGGTGGCCGACCGGCCTCCATGCAGGGCTTGGCTCCCGGACTCGATATTCGAGGCGTGTCCGGAATGCGGCTGCCTCAGGTCCTGGGCCGCCAGCACGAAGCAACCGAAGGCCCGCGCCCCATCAGTCTCGCCGAGCGCGTGGCTCAGGCCCTGCGTGACCTCCAGGACATCGCGCGCGCCAGGGCAGACCTCTCGACCCAGCGCATCCGTGCTGGTCTCGAATGGGCCCGAGCTGAACTGGCACGGGTGGGAGAGACGGTCCCATTGAGAGAGTGGATCACCACGGCGGTTCTCCAGGTCCGGGCACTGCGAGCCGCTATCCTCGGGCGCGCTTTACGGTTGGTGTCGCTGGGCAGGGCCGAACGCCTACATCACTTGGCTCAGCACGAGTGGGAGCGGTTCAACACTGACTACCCCCTGGGAACCAATGGCTATTCAAGGCCGGAATGGACGCAGCGACGGGAACGCCGCTTGTCGGCCCTTGAGCAGCGGACAAAAGAGTTGGAGAAGGCACGTTCGCGTGGGTCAGCTGACGCGCTGGCAGAGGTGGACGCGGACATTCTTCGCAAGGCGATCGAACTGGAGACCCTCCCTTCGCCGTCCCAGCTCGCTCTTGAACGGCAGACCATTTCGCCGGTTGCAAGGGACTCCCCCGCTCCCGTTTTGAAGCCACGGCCGCCCACCCTCCACTGA